In Flammeovirgaceae bacterium 311, one DNA window encodes the following:
- a CDS encoding major facilitator superfamily mfs_1 (COG0477 Permeases of the major facilitator superfamily) encodes MRSWILFFSQNRNLILFGFLLTFFSSFGQTFFVSLFVPEVLQEFGLTNASFGSLYAAATLVSAFCLTWLGRYIDTVDLRTFAWLVVGGLSAALLLFSQAGQLVWLGIGLWGMRLAGQGLMSHTSVTTMARYFDNARGKAISLATLGHAAGGAVFPILMAISIQQAGWRNTLLWLAIALALLLPPLLGYLLRNVTTDPAAFRPAPSENTTDGENRVSVASLDEDKDQSSSYKEIMSGRVFWSIAPGVLAMPFLNTAIFFYQLSLGASKGWSAEWVAASFTGYALASAVCLILAGQLTDRFSARHLFPYFLFPLLAATILMVVMDSRWITPVFFILLGISSGVGNTVKSALQAEMFGVQYLGTVRSLFSALMVVSTAMGPAAFGLLLDAGFSFEWVFAFAAAYVVLTILWNFRLKTRKET; translated from the coding sequence ATGCGTTCCTGGATCCTTTTTTTCAGCCAGAACAGAAATCTTATTCTATTTGGCTTTTTACTGACATTTTTTTCAAGCTTCGGACAAACATTCTTTGTTTCGCTCTTTGTACCTGAGGTGCTGCAGGAGTTTGGGCTGACAAACGCCAGCTTTGGAAGCCTGTATGCTGCTGCTACGTTGGTGAGTGCTTTTTGCCTTACCTGGCTGGGCCGCTATATCGATACGGTTGATTTACGCACCTTTGCCTGGCTGGTTGTTGGCGGCCTCAGTGCCGCTCTGCTCCTGTTTTCTCAGGCAGGTCAGCTGGTATGGCTGGGGATTGGTTTGTGGGGAATGCGGCTGGCTGGCCAGGGGCTGATGAGCCATACTTCTGTCACCACAATGGCCCGTTATTTTGATAATGCCCGTGGCAAAGCAATTAGCCTGGCTACACTTGGACATGCTGCAGGAGGTGCTGTATTCCCCATCCTGATGGCAATTAGTATTCAGCAGGCGGGCTGGCGCAACACTTTATTGTGGTTGGCAATAGCACTGGCACTATTGCTGCCTCCGCTGTTAGGCTACCTGCTGCGGAACGTTACAACAGATCCTGCGGCTTTCAGGCCTGCACCATCAGAAAACACTACTGATGGTGAGAATAGGGTATCAGTTGCCTCCCTGGATGAAGACAAAGATCAATCTTCTTCTTATAAGGAAATCATGTCCGGGAGAGTATTCTGGAGTATTGCACCCGGTGTACTCGCCATGCCTTTTCTTAATACTGCTATTTTCTTTTATCAGCTCTCCCTGGGAGCATCGAAGGGCTGGTCTGCAGAATGGGTAGCTGCTTCCTTTACCGGTTATGCCTTAGCCAGTGCCGTATGCCTGATACTGGCCGGACAGTTAACAGACCGCTTTTCAGCAAGACATTTATTTCCATATTTCCTGTTTCCTTTGCTCGCAGCAACCATACTGATGGTTGTTATGGACAGCCGCTGGATTACCCCTGTTTTCTTTATACTGCTGGGTATTTCGAGTGGGGTGGGCAATACTGTAAAATCTGCCCTGCAGGCAGAGATGTTTGGGGTACAGTACCTGGGTACTGTCCGCAGCCTGTTTTCTGCACTCATGGTTGTAAGTACAGCCATGGGTCCAGCTGCTTTTGGTTTACTGCTGGATGCAGGATTCAGCTTTGAATGGGTCTTTGCTTTTGCAGCAGCCTATGTTGTACTTACCATTCTCTGGAATTTCAGACTGAAAACAAGGAAAGAAACCTGA
- a CDS encoding TRAP dicarboxylate transporter subunit DctM (COG1593 TRAP-type C4-dicarboxylate transport system, large permease component), whose translation MEFLEVIVLVVSFIILLSLGVPIAFAIGISALLTMLVSIAPEPAFTTLAQRMATALDSFALLAIPFFILAGQLMNRGGIATRLIDFAKGLVGTLPGGLAYVNILACMLFGAISGSAVAAASAIGGIMNPRMVKEGYSRSFSAAVNITSATTGMIIPPSNILIVYSLASGGVSIAALFIAGYIPGMVVGLALMLVAGFIAYKNKYPVGERVSMGEVFRKFLDALPSLLLLVIVIGGIIAGIFTATEASAIAVLYTIVLSMIVYRQVRVKDLPDILIHTVITTAIVMMLIGTSMGMSWVMSFENIPQGVSDALLSISNNKIVVLIIINLILLFVGIFMDMTPAVLIFTPIFLPVVTKLGVDPTHFGIIMVLNLCIGLCTPPVGGVLFVGCGIANISISKVIKPLMPLFIAMIVALLLVTYIPALSLWLPSIFGL comes from the coding sequence ATGGAATTCTTAGAAGTGATTGTACTGGTGGTAAGCTTTATTATCTTACTGTCTTTAGGTGTACCCATAGCCTTTGCAATTGGTATTTCTGCTTTGCTCACCATGCTTGTGAGCATTGCCCCTGAACCTGCATTCACAACACTTGCCCAACGCATGGCTACGGCCCTGGATAGTTTTGCCCTGCTGGCCATTCCATTTTTCATATTGGCAGGTCAGCTCATGAACCGGGGCGGTATCGCTACCCGCCTTATCGATTTTGCCAAGGGTCTGGTTGGTACTCTGCCCGGTGGCCTTGCCTATGTAAACATACTAGCCTGTATGCTTTTCGGGGCCATTTCAGGGTCTGCCGTAGCGGCAGCCTCTGCCATTGGCGGCATCATGAATCCACGCATGGTTAAAGAGGGTTACTCCAGGTCTTTTAGCGCTGCGGTGAATATTACCTCTGCCACTACGGGTATGATTATTCCCCCCAGCAACATCCTGATCGTTTATTCACTGGCGAGTGGTGGTGTATCCATAGCAGCACTTTTTATTGCGGGTTATATTCCGGGCATGGTGGTTGGGCTAGCCCTTATGCTGGTTGCTGGTTTCATTGCCTACAAGAATAAATACCCGGTGGGCGAAAGGGTTTCAATGGGTGAGGTATTCAGGAAATTTCTGGATGCGCTGCCCAGCCTGCTGCTTTTGGTGATCGTAATCGGGGGCATCATTGCGGGTATCTTCACCGCCACGGAAGCCTCTGCCATTGCGGTGCTCTATACTATTGTTTTATCCATGATCGTATACCGCCAGGTACGGGTAAAAGATTTACCTGATATCTTGATTCATACGGTAATCACTACCGCCATTGTGATGATGCTCATTGGCACCTCCATGGGCATGTCGTGGGTAATGTCTTTCGAAAATATTCCCCAGGGTGTGAGCGATGCCCTGCTGTCTATCAGCAACAATAAAATCGTGGTGCTCATTATCATTAACCTGATCCTGCTGTTTGTAGGCATCTTTATGGACATGACACCTGCAGTACTCATCTTCACCCCTATATTTTTGCCGGTTGTTACCAAGCTGGGGGTAGATCCCACCCACTTTGGCATTATCATGGTGCTGAACCTGTGCATTGGCCTTTGTACCCCACCGGTAGGAGGCGTATTATTTGTTGGCTGCGGCATTGCAAACATTAGCATTAGTAAAGTGATTAAACCACTGATGCCGCTGTTCATTGCCATGATTGTTGCACTGCTGCTGGTTACCTATATACCTGCATTAAGCTTGTGGCTGCCCAGCATTTTTGGGCTGTAG
- a CDS encoding TRAP transporter small permease subunit (COG3090 TRAP-type C4-dicarboxylate transport system, small permease component) produces the protein MMLRKLIDTVLFWALVALMSFMTLNVLWQVASRYLMSSPSSFTDELARYLLIWVGLLGASYVTGKKLHLAIDILPSKLTGTKERNLNIVINMLVAIFALLVMVWGGIKLVYITLTLEQTSASLNVPLGYVYSVLPLSGILIVYYSIANLFEKRPEAEVVGKEMF, from the coding sequence ATGATGCTCCGAAAGCTGATTGATACAGTATTGTTCTGGGCCCTTGTAGCTTTGATGAGCTTCATGACCCTTAATGTTTTGTGGCAGGTAGCATCCCGCTACCTGATGTCGTCCCCGAGCTCTTTTACCGACGAGCTTGCCCGTTACCTGCTGATCTGGGTAGGCCTGCTTGGCGCCAGTTATGTAACCGGCAAAAAGTTACATTTAGCCATAGACATCCTGCCTTCTAAACTTACCGGTACGAAAGAGCGAAATCTGAACATCGTGATCAACATGTTGGTAGCCATATTTGCGCTGCTGGTAATGGTCTGGGGAGGCATCAAGCTGGTCTACATTACCCTTACCCTGGAACAAACCTCCGCATCGCTCAATGTGCCCCTGGGCTATGTATACAGTGTACTCCCACTAAGCGGCATCCTGATCGTTTATTACAGCATTGCCAATTTATTTGAGAAAAGGCCCGAAGCTGAAGTTGTAGGCAAGGAAATGTTCTAG
- a CDS encoding TRAP dicarboxylate family transporter subunit DctP (COG1638 TRAP-type C4-dicarboxylate transport system, periplasmic component), with protein sequence MVNINRHLALLKNKRLLTPLLWVLLFGLLLPLASCKEITDRREVKLAHSLDTSHPVHHAMIFMAERVKEKSGGKLTLEVYPNAQLGSERECLELLQIGSIGMTKVSAAVMESFSPDFKVLSIPYIFKDKEHYYRVLDGPIGQNLLTRGEKYWLRGLAYYDAGSRSFYSTTKPIDEPDDLRGMKIRVQDSPTAIGMVRSFGGAATPISWGELYTALQQGVVDGAENNSPSFFLSRHYEVCKFYSLNEHTMVPDILLISTIVWDRLNPQEQQWIKEAAEESVVVQRELWAKAEKDALEAVIKAGVTVSTPPKEPFAEKVEQMYEAFKQEPAVYTLIQQIQAIEDTPSDLTYDAPKAD encoded by the coding sequence ATGGTAAATATAAACAGGCATCTTGCTTTACTGAAGAACAAACGTTTGCTAACGCCATTGCTGTGGGTGTTGCTTTTCGGTTTGTTGCTGCCGCTTGCCTCCTGCAAGGAGATTACTGACAGAAGAGAGGTGAAATTAGCTCATTCCCTGGATACCTCACACCCGGTGCATCATGCCATGATTTTTATGGCTGAACGGGTAAAAGAAAAATCGGGCGGTAAGTTAACACTGGAGGTATATCCTAATGCCCAGCTGGGCAGTGAACGTGAGTGCCTGGAGCTGCTCCAGATCGGCAGCATTGGCATGACCAAGGTATCGGCGGCCGTAATGGAAAGCTTCTCCCCTGATTTCAAAGTCCTGAGCATTCCCTATATTTTCAAAGACAAGGAGCATTATTACCGCGTGCTGGATGGCCCCATTGGCCAGAACCTGCTCACCCGTGGTGAGAAGTACTGGTTAAGAGGGCTGGCATATTATGATGCCGGCAGCCGTAGCTTTTACTCCACCACAAAACCCATAGATGAGCCTGATGACCTGAGAGGCATGAAGATACGCGTTCAGGACAGCCCTACTGCCATTGGCATGGTAAGAAGTTTCGGCGGTGCTGCCACTCCCATTTCATGGGGTGAGCTGTATACAGCGCTACAGCAGGGAGTGGTAGATGGTGCAGAAAATAACTCCCCCAGCTTTTTCCTGTCCCGCCATTATGAGGTATGTAAATTCTATTCTCTCAATGAGCACACCATGGTGCCAGATATCCTGCTCATCAGTACAATTGTATGGGACAGGCTAAACCCGCAGGAACAGCAGTGGATTAAAGAAGCTGCCGAAGAATCTGTAGTGGTGCAGCGTGAGCTATGGGCAAAAGCAGAGAAAGATGCACTAGAGGCTGTAATAAAAGCAGGCGTTACTGTTAGTACCCCCCCCAAAGAACCCTTTGCCGAAAAAGTAGAACAAATGTATGAAGCATTTAAGCAGGAACCTGCCGTTTATACCCTGATTCAGCAAATCCAGGCCATTGAAGATACCCCAAGCGATTTAACCTATGATGCTCCGAAAGCTGATTGA
- a CDS encoding keto-hydroxyglutarate-aldolase/keto-deoxy-phosphogluconate aldolase (COG0800 2-keto-3-deoxy-6-phosphogluconate aldolase) → MAKFSRIEVSLKMAETGMVPVFYNADPEICKEVLRACHGGGVRVFEFTNRGDFAHETFAQLVKWSRAHFPDMMVGAGSVVDAPTAGLYIQLGADFIVSPVLNPDIARVCNRRKIMWSPGCATLSEISAAEELGAEVVKIFPAQQVGGPQYVASVKGPCPWTSIMPTGGVEPTEENLKEWFKAGVHCVGMGSQLISKEIIASKDFSRLEELTRSAINIIKNVRGK, encoded by the coding sequence ATGGCAAAGTTCAGCAGAATTGAAGTAAGCTTAAAGATGGCAGAAACCGGAATGGTACCGGTTTTTTACAATGCCGATCCTGAAATATGCAAAGAAGTACTCCGGGCCTGCCATGGTGGTGGTGTACGGGTATTTGAATTTACCAACCGCGGAGACTTTGCCCACGAGACCTTTGCGCAGCTGGTAAAATGGAGCCGTGCTCATTTTCCGGATATGATGGTTGGCGCAGGCTCGGTAGTAGATGCCCCAACAGCAGGTCTTTACATTCAGCTGGGTGCTGATTTTATTGTGTCGCCGGTGCTTAATCCTGATATTGCGCGGGTATGTAACCGCCGTAAAATCATGTGGTCGCCCGGCTGTGCTACCCTTTCGGAAATATCAGCTGCAGAAGAGCTGGGTGCCGAGGTGGTAAAGATCTTCCCGGCACAGCAGGTGGGTGGTCCACAGTATGTAGCCTCCGTAAAAGGGCCCTGCCCCTGGACCAGCATTATGCCTACCGGAGGTGTAGAACCTACAGAAGAAAACCTGAAGGAATGGTTCAAAGCTGGTGTACATTGTGTGGGTATGGGATCCCAGCTGATCAGCAAGGAAATCATAGCCAGCAAAGACTTTTCAAGGCTGGAGGAACTAACCCGGTCTGCCATAAATATTATTAAAAATGTGAGAGGAAAGTAA
- a CDS encoding gluconate kinase (COG0524 Sugar kinases, ribokinase family) gives MKKVVTFGEIMLRLSTPGYARVVQSTHFDATYGGGEANVAVSLAQFGVPAAHVTRFPDNELGKAATNLLKKWGVETGAIVFGGERIGIYFLETGASVRPSKVIYDRAHSAFADLQPEMIDWNSVLDGAGWFHWTGISPAISAGAAACCKAAIEAARQKGITVSADINYRKNLWQWGKSVQEVMPDLIAGCDLIVAGKGDAKDILGIRGNGANDEEQEISVAQQIMQRFPNIKKIVNTSRGSLSASHNTLSGSLFDGESMLRTKTYDINPIVDRIGGGDAFIAGVIYGMLAYRNNQKALDFGVAASVLKHTILEDANLATVDEVEAVLAGNTSGKLVR, from the coding sequence ATGAAGAAGGTAGTAACCTTTGGAGAAATCATGCTGCGCCTCTCCACACCCGGCTATGCGCGGGTGGTACAGTCTACCCATTTCGATGCCACCTATGGTGGCGGGGAGGCAAATGTAGCTGTATCGCTGGCACAGTTTGGTGTACCGGCTGCTCATGTAACACGCTTTCCGGATAATGAGCTTGGTAAAGCCGCTACCAACCTGCTAAAAAAATGGGGAGTTGAAACTGGTGCAATTGTTTTCGGAGGCGAGCGAATCGGTATTTACTTTCTGGAAACCGGTGCGAGTGTTAGGCCCAGCAAAGTGATTTATGATCGTGCCCATTCTGCATTTGCCGATCTGCAGCCCGAAATGATCGACTGGAATTCTGTTCTTGATGGAGCCGGCTGGTTTCACTGGACGGGCATCTCTCCTGCTATTTCGGCAGGTGCTGCAGCCTGCTGCAAGGCTGCCATAGAGGCGGCCAGGCAAAAAGGCATTACGGTCTCGGCAGACATCAACTACCGCAAAAATTTATGGCAGTGGGGTAAGTCGGTGCAGGAGGTAATGCCTGATCTAATTGCGGGCTGCGACCTGATTGTTGCCGGCAAGGGTGATGCAAAGGATATATTAGGTATTAGGGGTAATGGTGCAAATGACGAAGAGCAGGAAATTTCTGTAGCGCAACAAATTATGCAGCGCTTCCCGAACATTAAGAAAATAGTTAATACCAGCCGTGGTTCTCTGAGCGCAAGCCATAACACTCTATCGGGCAGCCTCTTTGATGGTGAAAGCATGCTACGCACCAAAACCTATGATATCAACCCGATCGTAGACCGGATTGGCGGCGGCGATGCCTTTATAGCAGGGGTGATCTATGGCATGCTTGCTTACCGGAACAATCAGAAAGCGCTTGATTTTGGTGTGGCTGCATCCGTATTGAAACACACCATTCTGGAAGATGCCAACCTGGCCACCGTTGACGAGGTGGAAGCGGTGCTGGCCGGCAACACCTCGGGCAAGCTTGTGCGGTAG
- a CDS encoding glucuronate isomerase (COG1904 Glucuronate isomerase), with translation MYLESQKNSLHKIRPMSFIDENFLLQTKTAQHLYHEHAKNMPIIDYHCHLPTEDIAGDRKFENLTKIWLEGDHYKWRAMRTNGVAEKYCTGAASDWEKFEKWAQTVPYTMRNPLYHWTHMELKNPFGIEKILKPETAREIYDACTEMLQTDAFSVRSILRKMKVEVVCTTDDPTEDLKHHRSLQKEGFEIKVLPTFRCDKVLVAEQPDIFLPYLQKLEAASGISISNYQQLLDALKQRHDFFHEQGCRLSDHGLETLYAEDYTDEEIRKIFDKALQKQALSAAEALKFKSAMLYEMALMDQQKGWTQQFHIGALRNNNTRMLRELGPDTGFDSIGDFDVARPLSRFLDKLDNTDQLAKTILYNLNPSHNELFATMIGNFNDGSTPGKIQYGSAWWFLDQKDGMEKQLNALSNMGLLSRFVGMLTDSRSFLSYPRHDYFRRTLCNLIGNDVENGELPASEMEWIGQMVENICYGNAKGFFKF, from the coding sequence ATGTATCTTGAAAGCCAAAAGAATTCTTTGCATAAAATCAGACCTATGTCTTTCATAGACGAAAATTTTTTGCTCCAGACCAAAACCGCGCAACACCTGTACCACGAGCATGCTAAAAACATGCCGATCATTGATTATCACTGTCACCTGCCTACAGAAGATATTGCCGGAGACCGCAAGTTTGAAAATCTTACTAAAATCTGGCTGGAGGGAGATCATTATAAATGGCGCGCCATGCGTACTAACGGAGTAGCCGAAAAATACTGTACCGGTGCGGCCTCCGACTGGGAAAAGTTTGAAAAGTGGGCACAAACCGTGCCCTATACCATGCGCAACCCCCTGTATCACTGGACACACATGGAGCTGAAGAATCCTTTCGGAATTGAAAAGATCCTGAAGCCTGAAACAGCCCGGGAAATATACGATGCCTGCACCGAAATGCTGCAGACAGATGCTTTTAGTGTACGCAGCATACTGCGTAAAATGAAAGTAGAGGTAGTTTGCACCACCGACGACCCCACAGAAGACTTAAAACACCACCGCAGCCTTCAGAAAGAAGGTTTTGAAATTAAGGTACTGCCTACTTTCCGCTGCGATAAGGTACTTGTAGCCGAGCAGCCGGATATTTTCCTGCCTTACCTGCAAAAGCTGGAGGCAGCCTCCGGAATCTCTATTAGCAATTACCAACAGCTGCTGGATGCACTGAAGCAGCGGCACGATTTCTTCCATGAGCAGGGTTGCCGCCTTTCCGACCACGGCCTGGAAACCCTCTATGCCGAGGATTACACAGATGAAGAAATCAGGAAGATCTTTGACAAAGCTCTGCAGAAACAAGCACTAAGTGCTGCAGAAGCCTTGAAATTTAAATCTGCCATGCTGTATGAAATGGCACTGATGGACCAGCAGAAAGGCTGGACCCAGCAGTTCCACATCGGCGCCCTGCGCAACAATAATACCCGTATGCTGCGGGAGCTTGGCCCCGATACCGGATTTGATTCTATCGGTGATTTTGATGTGGCCCGCCCGCTTTCCAGGTTTCTGGATAAGCTGGACAATACTGACCAGCTGGCAAAAACCATTTTGTATAACCTGAACCCCAGCCACAACGAGCTATTTGCTACCATGATTGGCAATTTCAATGATGGCAGCACCCCGGGCAAAATCCAGTACGGCTCTGCCTGGTGGTTCCTGGATCAGAAAGATGGGATGGAAAAACAGCTGAACGCCCTTTCCAATATGGGGCTGCTTAGCCGCTTTGTTGGGATGCTGACCGACTCCAGAAGCTTCCTCTCCTACCCCCGCCATGATTATTTCCGCAGAACCCTCTGTAACCTTATTGGCAATGATGTTGAAAACGGCGAACTGCCAGCCAGTGAAATGGAGTGGATCGGCCAGATGGTAGAGAACATCTGCTACGGCAACGCAAAAGGTTTTTTTAAATTTTAA
- a CDS encoding altronate oxidoreductase (COG0246 Mannitol-1-phosphate/altronate dehydrogenases) — MKALNRNTANLPQHYPVKILQYGEGNFLRGFVNWMIDLMNEKASFRGSVQVVQPIEQGLVQLLNEQDGLYHVLLNGIKEGKPTRETRLISCISGGINPYGRYEEYLALGENPDLEFVISNTTEAGIEFNDTDLNMESLPSSFPGKLTALLYHRFKHFEGAVDKALTIIPCELIDKNGEALKKALLQFAAYWNLPQEFNNWILEHNTFCNTLVDRIVPGYPREDIEEIQQELGYKDKLVVKAEPFHLWVIEGTDAVKEAFPAHKANLQVMFVKDQSPYRTRKVRILNGAHTTLVPVAYLQGLRTVREAVEDEEVGKFIKKAIWEEIIPTLDLPAEELEQFAHDVIERFQNPFINHELISIALNSVSKYKVRVLPSVLEYHKRSGKLPKRLLHSLAALFLFYRGEWNGKKIALNDSADVLEFFREAWKMKNVNTTVELLLSNQDFWGTDLTQIEGLSEQVTQEVTNLQQQENKASVKAA, encoded by the coding sequence ATGAAGGCATTGAACCGAAATACCGCCAATCTTCCCCAACATTACCCGGTAAAAATACTGCAGTATGGAGAAGGAAATTTTTTAAGAGGTTTTGTGAACTGGATGATTGACCTCATGAATGAAAAAGCCAGTTTCAGGGGAAGTGTGCAGGTGGTGCAGCCCATAGAGCAGGGACTTGTACAACTGCTGAATGAGCAGGATGGTCTTTACCACGTATTACTCAATGGCATCAAAGAGGGTAAGCCTACACGTGAAACCAGACTCATCAGCTGTATAAGCGGGGGCATCAATCCCTATGGCAGGTATGAGGAGTACCTGGCACTGGGCGAGAACCCTGACCTGGAATTTGTAATCTCTAATACAACGGAAGCCGGCATAGAGTTTAATGATACAGACCTGAATATGGAAAGCCTGCCCAGCAGCTTTCCGGGAAAGCTTACTGCCCTGCTCTACCACCGTTTCAAGCATTTTGAGGGAGCTGTAGATAAGGCACTCACCATTATTCCATGCGAGCTGATCGATAAAAATGGAGAAGCCCTGAAAAAGGCTTTATTACAATTTGCAGCATACTGGAATCTGCCGCAGGAATTCAACAACTGGATCCTGGAGCACAATACCTTTTGCAATACACTGGTTGATCGGATCGTACCCGGATACCCGCGTGAAGACATAGAGGAAATACAGCAGGAGCTGGGCTATAAAGATAAACTTGTGGTGAAGGCAGAGCCTTTTCACCTATGGGTTATAGAAGGCACTGATGCAGTGAAAGAAGCATTTCCGGCCCATAAAGCCAATCTGCAGGTGATGTTTGTAAAGGACCAGAGTCCTTACCGCACCCGCAAGGTACGGATTCTGAATGGCGCCCATACAACGCTTGTACCTGTTGCCTACCTGCAGGGGCTGCGTACGGTAAGAGAGGCTGTTGAAGATGAAGAAGTTGGTAAATTTATCAAAAAAGCTATCTGGGAAGAGATTATTCCTACCCTTGATCTGCCGGCTGAAGAACTGGAGCAGTTTGCCCATGATGTTATAGAGCGCTTTCAGAATCCGTTCATAAATCATGAGCTGATCTCTATTGCCCTTAACTCTGTATCAAAGTATAAGGTAAGGGTGCTGCCTTCGGTGCTGGAATACCACAAACGCAGCGGAAAACTTCCCAAACGACTGCTGCATTCGCTGGCGGCACTGTTTTTATTCTATCGTGGTGAGTGGAACGGTAAAAAAATTGCCCTCAACGATTCCGCAGATGTGCTGGAGTTTTTCAGGGAAGCCTGGAAAATGAAAAATGTTAATACGACTGTAGAGCTGCTCCTGTCTAACCAGGATTTCTGGGGTACAGATCTTACACAAATTGAGGGTTTGTCAGAGCAGGTTACACAGGAAGTAACAAATTTACAGCAACAGGAAAATAAAGCATCAGTAAAAGCAGCTTAA
- a CDS encoding LacI family transcriptional regulator (COG1609 Transcriptional regulators) — protein MAEKGKATIHDIAEMLNITASTVSRALNNNPRISENTRKLVIKTAKQLNYQPNNIAAALRHGKSHLIGIIVPTADRSFFASVVRGIEEIANKINYKVIICQSYDNYDKEVQTIDALLSARVDGIIASIGKNTEDLSHFKRAQEKGIPLVLFDRTTDELEVSQVMIDDYLGAFKVTEHLVQQGCRRIAHFTSPKKVSIFRERLRGYTDALKKYNIPVLDELIIDSNLQLSDGRKSMEKLLTLPQMPDAVFSASDYGAMGAMQVLKERKIKIPQEVALAGFSNDPFTSFTDPPLTTVDQFSIQMGNMTAELFFEQLKQNGKKHLPQKTVLKPELIIRQSSMKK, from the coding sequence ATGGCAGAAAAAGGCAAAGCAACCATTCACGACATAGCTGAAATGCTGAACATTACGGCATCTACAGTATCACGTGCTTTAAACAACAATCCCCGTATCAGTGAGAACACCAGAAAGCTGGTGATCAAAACAGCTAAACAACTTAATTACCAGCCCAATAACATCGCTGCTGCATTACGGCATGGCAAAAGCCACCTGATAGGCATTATTGTTCCCACTGCCGACAGAAGCTTTTTTGCATCAGTGGTAAGGGGTATCGAGGAAATTGCCAACAAGATCAACTACAAAGTAATCATCTGCCAGAGTTACGATAATTACGATAAGGAAGTACAAACAATCGATGCACTGCTTAGTGCCCGTGTAGACGGCATTATTGCTTCTATTGGTAAAAACACAGAAGATTTAAGCCATTTTAAGCGAGCACAGGAAAAAGGAATACCACTGGTGCTCTTTGACCGTACCACCGATGAGCTGGAGGTGAGCCAGGTGATGATCGATGATTACCTGGGAGCCTTCAAAGTTACAGAACACCTGGTTCAGCAGGGGTGCAGACGTATTGCCCATTTCACGAGTCCTAAAAAAGTAAGTATTTTCCGGGAACGGCTAAGAGGGTACACCGATGCTCTCAAAAAGTACAACATCCCGGTTCTGGATGAGCTGATCATCGATAGCAACCTGCAGCTTTCTGATGGGAGGAAAAGTATGGAAAAACTGCTTACACTGCCCCAGATGCCTGATGCAGTGTTCTCTGCCTCAGACTATGGTGCAATGGGTGCCATGCAGGTATTGAAAGAAAGAAAGATTAAAATACCACAGGAGGTAGCGCTTGCCGGGTTTAGTAATGACCCCTTCACCTCCTTTACCGATCCTCCCCTCACCACTGTAGATCAGTTCAGTATTCAAATGGGAAACATGACTGCGGAGCTCTTTTTTGAACAACTGAAGCAAAATGGTAAAAAGCATCTTCCGCAGAAAACAGTGTTGAAACCGGAACTGATCATCAGACAATCATCTATGAAAAAATAA